In Ananas comosus cultivar F153 linkage group 14, ASM154086v1, whole genome shotgun sequence, the genomic stretch tgtaaaaaaatatttttgctatACTTTTTTCttgaacaaaaataaataattaacttgttattgatgatataATATAAGTGTGATACAATATACTTTCTGGTGTGCTCAGACACGGTCCTTGCAAAGAAATTTCTAAAACATGTGTATTACATGTAaccttaataaaataaaatgaaataagatGTATATATCACATGATGAATAAAGCCAAAGATTTGTCTTTGCGACATTTAATTAAGATAGAGATACACTAGCAGAAAACTATAGGGAGGTTGCCATTCTTATCACTAATGTCacctcaaaaaataaataaataaatatatactatttagGTGATTTACTTAGTATTTTAATATATTCAACCTATAAGAATAAGCCTATTGATTTGAACCCAGTAATACATATTACTCATAGTTTTCTAATtgtgagtttaaatttaaataatttggtaATGAAGACTAAGCAATTTGTGTTCGCAATtgggtaggaaaaaaaaagattcttattattttttagaaataataattcTAGATAAGTGATTATCACTACCCACGGGACTtgaaaattttgcaaaattcgAGAACATCTAGCTAATAGGTTCGTAGGATTTTTGTGGGGCTCATTAGCAAGAGAATACAAATACGTTAtctatatcaaaataaataaataaattttatcatacAGTtcaatagatattttttttctcaattaaaGTTACTGATTACATAGCTGTTTTGATCGTATATACCGTATATACTCTTATATGAAGTTTTAAAATACATAAgtttttctaaatttgaatcGAAGGTAACTAAGTTTACTTACTATTCAATccttatacttaattataaaatttggaagagaaatataaatatatatatatatatatatatagagttgagctagaatactatNGAATTCAAAAGtataaatattcaatattttcatctaaattaatattttgattaaaatattaaaaaattataaaaataattatactaaagtaaatatttaaatttttaaaaaataaataattttgtattatttttttttttttttaaaaagagagagattttggtccaatggaccgcATGGCCCAAGGCAGTAGGCCCCAAGGCAGTAGCCTTGGGGCCGTGGGGGTCCGGGCTGTGCTTGTCCAGTTGGCACGGCTCAAACGGGCCGTGTCGCCCGTCTTCCCTCGACCCGACACAGCCCAGACCCGTTTCAGACCGTGCCGTGCCGGATCGTCGAGCTCCAAAGAAGAGGCCCAGCACGGCCTAAAGCATCAGGCCAGGCCGACTCAACACAGATGCTACACTACCCGTGTCATGCTGTACCTTACCTGAGGCCGTGGCGGGCCGGGCCCGGCGGGCAGGTTTTACGCTCCTACTGTGGATTAAATTGAAGTGCGAGATGATTCGATTTAGAAGGCGTGTTTCAAACGCAAAGGAAATGCCCAAATCACCACGCACAAAGCCTTGTTACGAGCGACACGTGGCAGTTAAACTTCGGGAATTATTATTACCCGTTAGATTAAGATAGCGCGCAGCATCTAAAGTCATTGCACGAATCTTAGTGCAAGTGAGGCAACACCGGATCAAATCCTCGTTAAGTTGTCTCCGCAGAACGTCGCGTTCGCTTATCCTATCCCACCACGGTAAACAATGTGCTTGGACCCGGTCCACCACATCACTTAttaagtctttttataatttaaaaattaaaacctttttaaaaacaTAAGAAATTTAAGTAGCAATATCTCTTATAGAAAAACTTGTATTTTCTTTTGAGGTATAGgtcaagaatttaaatttactaaaaaaaaaaatctaaagccTTATAAAATGCAAAATAAAGTTAATACTCCATACTGCTTTAATTAAaagttatttattaattaaaaattttatcatattacatttatgaaaatttatccTTTCTAAAACAAGCGGTTCTAataatgtaaatataaaataaataatcaagaCTAAATGAAAGTTTATTATTAATCAAAACTTTTATCACTTcacattttatgaaaaaatatctaTTCTAAAACAAGTAGTTTTaacaatatatttatactatatataaaatgaatataaaattttgagttgaaaGACTGAATTCtagatagaataaaaaaatattcaaagtatattaaaaaataaataattaactaactaaaaataaattagatttgaaatgtaaattagttaaaaaataaactcaagCAATCAATAAccatttatattcaacatacaACTTCAAAATCATTGTACAACTTCAAAATCAATAAccatttatattcaacatacaACTTCAAAATATAATGTGATCGCAAGCCCAATATTTATATGTATGCAATAATGTAGtaaatataagataaaatagcataaaaaattttatttttgtaaataatagtGTTTGATTAGatgagcagggctactgtgttTTTAAGAGCACGGCAACTTTTGTGCTCCTAattttctaaccacccatcaaatttgattaatagttagaataaaagagaaaaaagatattAGAGAGCAatttaagaaaaagataaattgatATACTCAATTTCTCACcaatatctcttctttttttattctaaccATCAATCAAacttgatggatggttagaaagttaTGAGCACAAGGGATGCTGTGCTCCTAGTAGCACAGTAGCCTAGCTTCCATTAGATTACATACTATTATAATTCTATGCAGAAACCGAGATGAATTATCGGGCGGTCCACGGATGATGTGGTGAACAGGGTCCAGGCGATACGTTCATCACCACTACCGCTGCAGCGTTGCTCCCTTTTACTCCCAACTCCTCCAAAACTCCGCGAGCTTCTTCCATCTACTGCCATAAACAAATCGAAAACCCAAAGAAGCTTCTTCTCCCTTCTCTCCTCTCCACccaccactctctctctctctctctctctctctctcgatcgatcgatcgatcgatcgatcactTTTGCTTCGATCTCTTTAACGATCCATCGGAGATGGAGAGGGTAAGAAGAGCCGCGCACGCCGGATCCTGGTACACAAACAATGGTGAGTCACAACTCCTTCTTCCTGATTTGACGCTTCCATGGCGATTACGGTGGGTTTGATCGGAGAATTGTGGAATTAGGGGTTAGGAGTGGATGCGGAGGAGTTTTGGTGGGAATCGGATGAGTTGAGAGATTGGGGGTTGTGATTATTAAGTGTAGGAATTGATTTGTTGTTTTTTGTTCTCTGTGGAATATATGTAGGGAAATGATCTAGTTTATTATGTTAATTTACTCTCTTTTAAGGGGAAAGAAATGATTAAGAGACGAATTGGAATCGCTAGGATGATGTTCGAAATAGAGTGATTTGAGTGCGTACAACCTTACGTTTTGGAGATTTAAGGAATCTTATCGATATGATCTTCGATTCTGCGTGGAGTAGCAGCGGCATTTGTAATGAGGGAGAAGTTTCAAGTAGGACGACGACATGGAGGTTAAATGACCTTAATTGGTGTACATATATGATGTCTGATCATGGATTAATGGTTGTAGAAAAGATCGTATTCACAATATGAAGTTAAATATAAAGATGGAGCTTGTATGCATTTGTACGTCTTGTTGAAATGATGGTGCTGAGGAAAATTCTCTGAGTGCTAGTGAATCTCCTATTGTAAGTGCATCACCATCCATAAAACAATGGAACCACTGGGATAATCAGTGTTGCCAACCCTGAATGTACTCTGAAGCTTATGTTAAAAGACTCTTGAAATATAATTGTCGGTGATTCTAACCAGGTAACAGGAGGATAATTCATGGAACAGAGTTATTTCATCACCTTTTCTACAATGTTGGTACTTACTATGGTTACATAGTATGACTTCTCACTAATAACAAATTTTTAGGCCTAATATTTGGTGAATGTTTAATACAGAAGCTGATTCTggtatttagaatttgatttgCTTACATTGTTGATGTTTGTCTATTGAGTGCAATATCCTCTTTTGATTATGTAATCCATAACTGATATCTTCTCTTGTATTGGGGGTAATATTATACGTTGATATTGGAAGAGAACTTTGATTGTTTCGAAGTCGTGGCACTACGAACTTAAAGTTGAAAACTGATTGTAGCTacctattaaaatttatttaattatcataAACATCTTAAAAATAGCTTACACCTTTTGGACAGTAGTAGGATACAAAAATTTGTTTTACAGTAATGACTTGATAGTTTCATTGTCATAATAAGCTTCTGATGATTGATTTATGAATATATTAGCCAGCAAGCTGGACGAGCAACTTGAAGGCTGGCTTAAGGCAACGGGCCTTTCTAAGTCACCTGATGTTAGAGGCATAATAGCACCGTAAGTCAATGCATACATGGCAAATTTAGAATTGGATTATGCCTATGCTTTATCTCTGCTAAACATACATGTACAACTATAGGCATGCTGGTTACTCGTACTCAGGGCGTTGCGCAGCATTTGCATTTGCCAACATTGATCCAGCTAacatgtaagtttttttttttttttttccagtgtGATTTGGAATAATAAATCTTCACATGCTAGGCTGTTCTGATGTAATAATAGACAGTCACCTGTATTCTATGTaactgtttctctctctctctctctctctctctctctctctctctcgcttacttttcttttcccttgatgttgttgataaaaaattcagaaatctGCGAATTAAAATCTTGTCTAGAACTCAAAATTTCAATAGTATGATTTGTATGTCAGTTCTTAATTATGGCTGTTTTGTTCGTAATTCTTATTTGAAACGCAAACTTATTTAATTGTTCAATTTTCCTGTGATTCTTTTGAGTCCTTCATTCTTTTGAGGTTGTCTAGAGCTGCTAACAATTGCTTTCCTCTTCTTTTGTAGTTCTTTTGTCATGGTAACATAACTTGGCTAATACtttctttatttaaattttcagttCAAGGGTATTTCTTCTCGGTCCTTCTCACCATTACTACACTCCAAAATGTGCTCTAACCAGAGCAACAGTTTACAAAACACCTATAGGAGATTTGCTGGTTGACCTGGAAGGTACCAACTTGCGTGAACAAATTCTATTGCCTGTCCTTAGTCACTTTACTTTAAAATTCCGTCCATTGAACTTTGTTCTGCTACATCACATGCTTCCTATATATAAATTACAGTTTTAACATATCCAAGTTGGTGGAGTTACTTCGACATGTTtccaatttttcttttgttgcaaATGGTAGTGGGATGGGAGTTTGATGCGCTGCAATGCAAAATTGTTGCTTTGCTGTTTAATGGATAAAATGCACTTCTTTGCTCCTGCATATTCTTATCGCCTCATTAATCCCAAATTGTCATATTTTATATCTATTACTTATACAGTCATTGAGGAGCTGCGGGCGACAGGGAAGTTTGAACTAATGGATCTCCATGTAGATGAAGCAGAACATAGCATGGAAATGCATTTGCCTTACCTTGCCAAAGTTTTTCATGGGTAAATAACATGTTTAATAAGCCTCTAATCAATGTATTATGGCATGCAGATTTTAGATTAAGGTTGTTTTATGGTATCTTTTTATATTACAGCTATCCTGTAAAAGTTGTACCTATTCTTGTTGGTGCTCTTAACTCGGACAATGAAGCCATGTTTGGGCGGTTGCTTGCTAAATATGTGGACGACCCTAAGAATTTCTTTTCTGTCTCATCAGATTTCTGCCATTGGGGATCTAGGTATTGTTTACAAATTCTCTGTTTATTACTGGTATCCATGTTTTGGCtttatgttttgaatttaaaccTAAGAAAAACAAGAGTGGTTTATCCCGGTTCAAGAGAAAATTGTTTAGTTTGAACCCAGCCTGTCCCCAGGATTTATATAGCTATTTGAAGCCTAATTCAGGTCCAGAAATGGCCAACCTGGGCAGGGTCAGACCAAGTTAACTGAAGAAAAAGGCCCAAGGTCAGACTCAGATCCTTGGGCTTTAGTTTGTGAGACCTAGCACAGCCCAGTGAATGGGGAGCCAGGCCTTACCCGacctgtaaaagaaaaaaaaaagggcttctCAGGACGGGTCTTCCTTGCTCAAATCTTAATTCACAATTTTCTTATATGAGCTGCCTTTCCAGAACTAGGGGGCAACATAATTAGTTCATATGATGCAGTTCCTGACTGTTCATTATTTTGTTAATGAAGTATTCCATTAACTACAGCTGTATTGGAACATAGTTGATATAAGTTTTGGAACATAAGATGTCGTTTTAATAGTTCGTATGATGCTGTTCCTGACTCTACATTATTTTGTTTATGAAATATTTCTTTAACTAGCCAGTTTTTACTGATCAATTTGCTATAGTGTTGAGAGTGTAGCAACGTATCCCCAAGAATTAAAAGCAGGTTATATGGGGAATCTTATTAGCCAGGCAAATCCCATCAGAATATCTGCTATCAAAGAGAACTTTAAGATAAGACTACATTAAATTCTGAGGACAAGTTTCAAGAAAGTAGGCAACGCTTATTGCTGAATGTTTTTCTATAATCTAcctctctttatatatttagGCAAATATTAATTGTTCTCATAACCTTTTTCGAGAGAAATTAGTGAGTGTTATCCAGTTCGCATTTTCAATCTGTCTTCTTTGTCTTGTATAATGATGTCTCAAGGTAAGTGGATGGTCATTTCTATTCTCTGTCCCTCTTTACTTAACATGGTATCTGTGCTATTGCATTAGGGTTCTAGAGTAAATAGTGAGGCAATAATATGTAATGCAATCTctacacacacacgcacaagTTCAACATAATTCAATCCATGCAGGGGTAGATGGGGTTTATAAATTGTTGGCCAAACCTCCTAAAGGTGTAGTTTCAGCAGTGTTGGTATCAAATCAatgaaacttaattatttttctccatTGATGCGATTCTCTTGCAGTGACAAACCAAACCTAACCATTTAGTTTTATGATGTCATGCTCACCTTAGCACATTGCCTTTATCAGGTTCAGCTACACATATTACGACAAACAGCAGGGTCCGATTTACAAGTCCATTGAGACCTTGGATCGGATGGCTATGGAAATCATCGAGACCGGAGATGCAGACGCATTCAAGACCTATCTGCAGGAGTATGAGAACACCATTTGCGGGCGCCACCCCATTAGTGTTTTCCTCCATGTCAGTACAGACCCATTGCTCGAACCCTTTTTGATATTTCCTTCttaaattcatgaaaatttcttttctttgtgtGCTCCAGATGTTAAAGAATTGCTCGACAAAGATCAAGATTGGCTTTGTCCAATACGAGCAGTCGAGCCAGTGCAAAAGCCTAAA encodes the following:
- the LOC109720242 gene encoding protein MEMO1 isoform X1, encoding MERVRRAAHAGSWYTNNASKLDEQLEGWLKATGLSKSPDVRGIIAPHAGYSYSGRCAAFAFANIDPANISRVFLLGPSHHYYTPKCALTRATVYKTPIGDLLVDLEVIEELRATGKFELMDLHVDEAEHSMEMHLPYLAKVFHGYPVKVVPILVGALNSDNEAMFGRLLAKYVDDPKNFFSVSSDFCHWGSRFSYTYYDKQQGPIYKSIETLDRMAMEIIETGDADAFKTYLQEYENTICGRHPISVFLHMLKNCSTKIKIGFVQYEQSSQCKSLKDSSVSYASAAAKVES
- the LOC109720242 gene encoding protein MEMO1 isoform X2 — translated: MERVRRAAHAGSWYTNNASKLDEQLEGWLKATGLSKSPDVRGIIAPHAGYSYSGRCAAFAFANIDPANISRVFLLGPSHHYYTPKCALTRATVYKTPIGDLLVDLEVIEELRATGKFELMDLHVDEAEHSMEMHLPYLAKVFHGFSYTYYDKQQGPIYKSIETLDRMAMEIIETGDADAFKTYLQEYENTICGRHPISVFLHMLKNCSTKIKIGFVQYEQSSQCKSLKDSSVSYASAAAKVES